GACGTGCGCGCGGCCCTCCCCAACCACGCCGACCGGATCCTCGCCGACCTCAATTGGACCGCCCTGACCACCACCCTCGCCCACGCCGAGACCGCCGGCCACAACCCCCGACGCCTCCTAGCCGAAGTGGGCACCCAGCGGGAACTCGACAGCGTCGAGCACCCCGCCGAGGTCCTCAACTGGCGCATCACGGCTCAGCCGAACCGGCGGACGCAAGCGGCTCGCATGCGAAGCGCCACCAGCGGCACTTCGGCCCTGTCCGCCACGCCACACCCTCCGGCCACACCAGTGGCCATGAGGCCCGAAGAACGCAGTCGACACCGCTGACCCCGGCCAGCGCAGAGCTGCTCACGTTGATTCCCCACTCGACCGGTGGTCTACGTCCCCGATATCGCTCGAGTGGACGAGATGTCGCTCCGGTCGGCCTCGCACTCAGGTGAGGCCGACCGGCGAACCACGCTTCAGGAGCAGTTCCACTCCTCGCTGGGTAGTGCGTGCCACAGGTCGAGCCAGTCGTGGAGCAGGAAGAGGGGGCGGGTCAGGACGATGTCGCCGGCCCGCTGGGAGCGGATCGCCAGGCCGAGGTCGGCGAAGACCGGATCGCCGGCGACGCTGTACGACAGGCTGCCGGGCCGTGTTGTGCGGTGGACGAGCCAGTCCTCCACGTGGGAAGGCGCGCAGCCGGTCAGCGGGGCTGCGTCCAGTCTCACCTGGGGGCCGGTGAGGGCGTCTGCGGCGACGCACCCCAGGCGGCCGTCGTGAAAAAGGGCCCTGATCCCGCTCTCAGCGAAGTCGGCGTAGTTGAGCTGCTGGTCTTCGCTGTGGTGGGAGTAGGACGAGACGGCCGGTCCTTCGCCGAGGACGCGGGTGATCTCCTCCAAGGTCATTCCGAAGTGCAGGGGGCCGACTCCTACGTACGGCGTGAACGTCCACTCGGCGCGCTCCTCCTCCCGAGCGATCCGCCACGGGCCGCAGTACCCCGCCTCGCTTCCAGCGGCGGCCACGGGCTGCTCGGGTGCTGGCTCGTGCAGGGCGGCCGGTATGGGCGCGGTCCGGTCCTCACGCCGGCGGCCGAGTCGTTTCGGAGCCGCGGTGTCCTCGGGTTGCTCTTCCAGCCGGCGGATCGCCTGCTCCTGCTCCTGGCCGCCGAACGGGTCCTCCGCCAGCTCGCCTGCCCGGTCCAGGGCCGCGCGGCGCTCCTTCTCCGCAGTGACGAGACCAGTGACATCCTCCCCCCAGGCAGCCAGCCGTTCCCGGGCGATCCACCGGTAGTAGGAGTCCGCGCTCACGGCAAGGACCTCGCGAACGGCGGGCGCGTACCGGGGTACGGACGAGGCGAGGGCGGGGTTGCCAGTTCAGCAGTTCGGCGCGAAGCGACCGCCGACCGGCCCTGCGCTCCCACCGGTCTTCGGAGAGTCTGGCTCCACCCCGACCACGGCCGTCTGCTGGCGGGGTCGGTGGCCGGATCGTCGATCCAGCGGATGGACTGCTCCATGAACCACTCGACGGCCCACACGCCCGCGCCTACGCCGCCGTGCACGAGAGCTCCATGGCCGCGCGCGCCCTGCTCGCCGCCGAAGACGCCCTCCTCCGCGATGACGACCCCCAGCCCAGCTACTCCCGCGTCAGCGGCCCCGCCGCCGGCACCGTGGCCAGCCACACCGCCCGCACCCTGACCGACCTCGCCGACCACATCGGCGCCGAACAGCAGCACCGAGACGCCCTCACCCGCTGGGACCCCGAAAAGTACAAGCGCGTCCATGCCCTCACCCACGCCGACCTCGGCGACAGTCTCGCCGCCCAGGCCCTCGCCGACGAAGCGGTCACCGCATGGACCCAGGCCCTGGTCCTGATGGAGGGCATGACCTCCGACCGGACCCGGAAGGCGATTACATCGATCCGCTCCACGCTCGCGGTCTACCAGCGCCGCCGCGTTCCTGGCGCCTCCGATCTCGCCCGCCGTGCCCACGAGGCTCTCGCCTAACATGCCCAACAACCCGCCCGACGAAGGGAACACCGTGGCCCAGCAGACCGACGACCGCTCCCAAGCCCTCAAGCCGGCGCTCGAATCGATGACCCTGCTGGTCGCGGCCGTCATCGTCCACGACAAGGCCACCAACCGCGTCGTCCTCCTCCAGCGCAGCGAAAACGCCAAGTTCGCCCAGGGCCTGTGGGACCTGCCCATCGGCAAGAGTGAGCCGGGCGAACCCATCACGGGGACCGCGGTCCGCGAGCTCTACGAGGAGACGGGCCTCACGGTGAAGCCCGAGTCCCTCAAGGTCGCCCACATCATCCACGGCGCCTGGGGCGTCGAGGCCCCCAACGGCTTCCTCACCGTCGTCTTCGCCGCCCACGAATGGACCGGCGAACCCGAAAACCGCGAACCCCGCAAGCACTCCCAGGTCCGCTGGGTCGACGTCAACTCCATCCCCGAGGCGTTTGTGGATACCACTGCCAGCGCCCTCCACCAATACTTGAATGACGGCTCGGAGGTCTCGCTGGACGGCTGGTCGGCAGCGTGAGCATCACGCTGCTCCACCTCATACCCAAGGACCCGCGCTTTTCGCCTGCGCCGGCTGCGAGCGAGGCTGCGCAGGCCCGGCTACAGCAACTGGTTCCTGAGGCGTTGGGCGGTTACGACGTTGGGGACATCCCCGGCACAGCCTTCATTGATCCCGGGGAGAACTGGTGTGGTGTTCGGTGCCCCGTATGCAGCTCCGATATCGAAGACTGGTGGGGCAACGCGATGGACAGTGCAGCCCGTCCGGACGGCTATTTCGACGCACTTGCCGTGACGATGCCCTGTTGCTCTGCCCAGACGGACTTGAACGCCCTGGACTACGTCTGGGCTGCGGGTTTCGCCAGGTACAGCATCGTAACCACAGATCCAGAATGCGAGCTGCCACTACCGCCAGCCAGCGTCCAGGCGTTGGAGGACCTCCTGGGCACGGACCTGCGACAGGTCATCGCCCGGTACTGACGTCAAGCGCTGGCTTCGCTATGCAGGGCCGCTCGGAAACAGAAGCTCGTACGGCAGGTGATCGTCGTCCGGTACGTGCGGCACGTAGTCCGGGGCCGTGTGTGCGGCCACAGCCAGCAGGCGAGCGGCAGCCTCCTCCTCGGAGAGGGCGGCAAGCCCGAGGGCGTGCAGAAGGCGGTCGCGCTCTGCGTCGAAGTCCGGGTGGTCGGCTCGAAGGTCCGATCCGAGCTCGCTGATGACGAAGCCCTTCGCCAGGTCGCGCCAGAAGGGCAGTACGGCGATGAGCGTGATGGCCTCGACGAGGTCGGCGCCGATCAACGTGGCCTGGCCCTCGGAATCGGCGTACAGGACGGGCCTCTCCTCGGCCCCGGCTTCCCCGCACAGGAAGTACGTGCCGCCGGCGCCGCATCCGGCTATCGGATGTAGGGGGATCCAGGTGGGAAGGGCAAGGTCCTCAATGGGGTCCCGGCGCTCGACGTCGAAGTCGCCAGGCCAGGCGAGCGCGGCAGCAAGGGAAGGCTCCTGTTCGATCCGAAGGAGTAGATCGTCTGGTGCGGGCATGGGTGGAACGTAACAGCGCTCTCGGACATCTGGTGCGGCTGGCATGCTGATCGACGCTGAAGGGGTGCTGTCAGTGGGGCATGGCACGGTTCGGCCATGAGCTATGACCTGGCGGTGTGGGAAGGCAGCAAGCCGGCTGACGATGTGATCGCGGGCGAGGTCCTCACCCAGCTGTACGACCGCTACATCGACACGGAGGAAGAGTTTCCACCGTCACCGCGTATCGCGGAGTACGTTGCTGGGCTCTTGGCGCGATGGGTGGATCTCACGGAGGACGAGGAGGACACCTCCCCCTGGTCGACGGGGCCGTTGATCGGCGAGGCGTCCGGGCCGTTCATCTACTTCCCGATGCGGTACAGCATGGCCGAGGAGGCTTCGGCCTACGCCGCTGATCTCGCGGCATCGACGGGGCTCGTTTGCTATGACCCGCAGGCGCGGCTGCTGCGGCCGTGACCGCCTTCGGATCGAGGGCCGGGTGCAGTCCGGCACGACCTTCCTGTGCGCAGGTGGCGTGACCGGCATGTCCGAGGAGTTGCCCGGTTTTCCCTAACACCCCGACCCGTTGGCGACCGGGGCGGTCGTTGCGTCCAGCACGACGTGCCTCTGTTGCGGGAGGGCGCGGGGGTTCATTCACACGGGCCCGGTGTACGCGGTCGAGGAACTTTCCCACCTGCGGTGCCCGTGGTGCATCGCGGATGGCAGCGCGGCTGCGAAGTACGACGCGCACTTCATCGGTGACCCGGTCGGGGACGATGTCCCGCTTGAGGTCGTGATGCCCGTCGATGCGGGTACGCCGGGCTTCTCATTCTGGCAGGACCCGCGGTGGTTCTTTCACTGCGGTGACGGTACGGCGTTCATGGGGGCGGTCGGGGCGGCCGAGTTGGCCGCGTTCCCGGATGCGCGGGAGGAACTGCGCAGCGAGGCCGGCGTGTGGGGGTGGTCCGCCGGGGCAGTGGAGAGCTATCTGGGTGCTCTGGACAAGGACAGTCAGCCCACCGGCTACCTTTTCAAGTGCCGTACCTGCGGCCGGTACATGGCGTACGCGGACTCACGTAGCCGCAGTCAGACAGCTGCGGCTACGGCCGGGTCCAGCCGTTGGCGAAGTCGCATGGGAGGTCCGTCCAGCGGCGACGCTCGACGGGGGTGTAGGCGGGGTTGTCGCGGAGGTGGGCCAGGGCGTTGACCCACTGGTCCCAGAGACCATCAGGCTGGGTGAAGCGGTCCGCATGGTGGGTGCCAAGGTGCGCGTCGAGGCGGAGGAGTGCACCGAGGGCTGCTGGCTGGTCGTAGCGGAGGTCGGTGCGGGGGAGGTAGCGGTTCAGGTAGGAGGCGAGGATCTCGGCGTCCGCGTGGGTGCCGAAGCGGGCCAGGGCGAAGCAGTAGGCGCTGCCGGAGAAGCAGAACTCGCTGGCCAGGAGCAGGTCGCCGATGCGTTCGCGGAACGTGGCGCGTCGGCCTACGCCGATCAGCCAGGCGGCGGTGAGGCGTGAGCGCCACTCGTAGCCGAGGAGGGCCTCCAGCTCGTCATCGGTGATCGTGACTGCGTCGTCGATGAGGTGACGGGCGAAGCGTTCGGCATGTGGCCACCCGGGCCGCAGGACGCGACCGCTCTTCAGTTCGCGGTAGCGCGGATGGTCCGAGTCCTTCCTCGTCACATAGCGCTCGATTACGTAGCCGCAGCCGATCTCCTCGGGGTGCTGGAACGGCATCGGTCACCACTCCGGGTACAGGTCGGCACGGTCGATCCAGGTGGGGGCGACGAAGATGTTGCTGCCGGTGGGGGCTTCGGACGCTTCCAGCAGGGACCAGGTGCGGGACTCTTCGACCAGGTGCTCCCAGGGCGCGGTCCAGTCGAGTTCCCAATCCAGGCCGGGACCGGAGATGCCGTACGTGCGGCCGGCGTCCACTCGCCAGAACTGGGAGTAGAGGATCACCTGGGCGTGGTCGGCCAGGTCGTTGACGATCTCGGTGAAGTGGGCCGAGGGCCAGCCTGGGGCGTTGTCCGCAGCGGTGGGGCCTAGGCGTGCGGTGAGCGGTGGGACGACGGGGGTGCGTGCGCCGAGTTCGGTCAGCGCCCAGCGGATGCCGACGGACTCGGTCCAGTCCGGTGGGGTCGCCCGTTCCAGGCAGGCGCGGTAGGCGCGGCGCAGGGGCTCGATGGCGCCGTCGAGCTCCAGGCTCGCCAGGGCCATGGCCGCCCATTCGCGGACGGTCGGGTTGTCGCTGTCCAGCAGGCCGATGAGAACGGGGCCGCAACGTGGATCGCCCACCTCCTCGAAGACCTCGATGGCGGTCAGCTGACCGAAGCCGCTGAGGGAGGGCAGGCCGTTGATGACGGCGGGTATGGCGTCGGCGCCGATCCAGATCAGCTCCGCGCGGGCGTCGTAGGACTCGTCGGCCTTGCCGTCGAGCTGCTGGACGAGTGTCTCGATGTGGGAGGTCATGACGCGGAGTGGTCCCGGCGCCAGAAGGTGGGCAGCCACCAGCAGAGCACCGAGTGGTCGTCGGGCCACGGGGCGCGGTCCTCGGCCGTCCAGTCCTCGAAGGAGTCCCGTGTCAGATCGATGGGGCGCCAGGCGGGGTCGAGCGGTTCGTCCTCGGCCGGCGGGCGGACGTGCCGGCGGCCGTGCTCGTCGCAGGCGCCGAAGTCCTGGTAGTTCCGCTGGGCCTCGATCAGGGAGACCTTGTTCGCGCCGCCGCTCATGGTGGGCCAGCGGAACTGGACCCCGTCGTCCTCCCAGAAGCAGACGGGGCAGATCTCGTACGAGCCGGGCATCGCGTCCAGCACGCGGTGCCCGCAGCAGGGACAGGGGTAGGAGTCGCTCACCTGCGCAGTCTCCTTGCAGGCCCCGCCGGTGTGCCAGGGATTTCGCCGCCTCGGAGCCCCAGGCCAGTCCGCAGCCAGTCCGCAGGACACCCGTCAACGGCCGTCGGGAGCCAACGCATGCCGACCATAAAATCCCGGGCCAGAGCCCTGGAGGGGGCTCCGCCGCAGGTCAGGATCGGGCCGCAGACGTTCCGCTTCAACGTCTAGCGGCGCCACGGTGCGCGTTCGCCGATCTTGCGGACGCCAAGGCCGGGCGGGGTCGGGTCGCTGGCGGTCCGGCCCCGTTCCGCCCGCACTCCGTGGACGGTGACGTCCAACGTCCACATTCCGGGTGACCGCTCCGCTTCCGTCGACCTTCCGCCCTGGCGACCTTTCTGCCGCCCGTCCGGATGCCGCGCGAACACCTTCCGTGCAGGGGGTGTCAGCGTGTGTGCGCGAAGCGCGGGAGACCTTCCCGGCAGGTGACCGGCTGGTCCGATGCCAGTCGGTTCGCAACGCCGGCACGGCGGTCCACAAGTAGGGCGATGCGGCGTCTCGTTCAGCCACACTGGTGGCGCGCGTACCATCTCCTCGTTGCAGCCTCGGGCTCCGTGGCAGCCGGGCGGTCCGCCGGAGTGGCCGGTCAGCGGTACGCGCTCACCATTGAGGTATCGCTTCACCGTTCGACATGTCACACATACCGCTGAAAAGTCCGCGACACAACGATCACCGCGCGCGCACGGCCCCCACTTGATCAAGCTGGTGTCTTCAGCGAAGGAGACGCCACCGTGCGAATTTCTGACATTCAGCGCTGTGAGGTCCGGGCCGGACGGCTCGTCGAGTGGACGTTCAGCAAGGCGACCATCGCGGCCGCGGCAGCGCTGCCGCCGGATCCGCGGCCGCCGGCATACATTCAGGAGTCGCACATCAGGACGGCGCGACTGGTGCGGGAAGACGGTCTGTTCGTACCGACTTGGCTGGGCACGGCGTTCGACCTGCCGGGCCGAGCCGACCTCGACGCGCTGGAACAGGCCCTGCGTGGCTGGACGCTGCGCCACGAGACCCTGCGCAGCGGCTTCCGGTGGGTCGGCGACGACATGCACCGTTTCACGCTCCGCGGCAACGACGTGTCGCTGCAGCGCGAGGTGATCGGCGACTTCGTCGACACGGAGACGCTGACCCGGTACCTGCAGGATCGATTCGACGTCGCGGCGGACGCGCTCGGCTGGCCGAACATCATCTATGCCGCGATCGTCCGCGACGAATCCACCAGTGTGTACATGGCCTTCGACCACACCAACGTCGACGCCTACTCCCTCCAGCGCATCCCGGACGAAATTCACGAACTCTACGTCGCGGGCGTCATGGGGCGACCTCTCAGCGGCGCACCCGCGCGAAGTTACGTCGACTTCTGCCAGCAGGAACGGACAGACGCGGACGGGATCGACGACACACACGTGATCGTCGCGCGCTGGCGGGAGTTCATCGGACGGTGTGACGGGAGGCTGCCGGAGTTCCCTGTCGACCTCGGTCTGCGTCCCGGTGACCCGCTGCCCACCCAGAAGTTGGTGTGCGAGCCGCTTGTCGACGCGGAGGCCGCCGCCGCGTTCGAGGCTCACTGCCGACCCTACGGCGGAAGCCTGGTAGGCATTTTGGCCGCGACCAGTCTGATCGTCCAGGAACTCGGTGGGCAGCCGGTCTACCGTACGGTGGTGCCGTTCCACACCCGGCTGAAGTCCGCGTGGTCGGACTCCGTGGGCTGGTACGTCGGCGGCGCACCCATCGAAGTGCCCGCGGCACGCGACTTCCACGGGGCGCTGGAGACGGTCCGCGCCGAGTTGCGGGCCAACCGGTCACTGGCGCGCATTCCACTGGCCCGCGTACTGCGTCTGCTCGGCAGGGACTTCCGCCCGAACTCCCCCGACATGTACTCGATCGTCTCTTACGTGGACGCCCGCC
This region of Streptomyces chromofuscus genomic DNA includes:
- a CDS encoding NUDIX domain-containing protein — its product is MPNNPPDEGNTVAQQTDDRSQALKPALESMTLLVAAVIVHDKATNRVVLLQRSENAKFAQGLWDLPIGKSEPGEPITGTAVRELYEETGLTVKPESLKVAHIIHGAWGVEAPNGFLTVVFAAHEWTGEPENREPRKHSQVRWVDVNSIPEAFVDTTASALHQYLNDGSEVSLDGWSAA
- a CDS encoding CbrC family protein, encoding MATGAVVASSTTCLCCGRARGFIHTGPVYAVEELSHLRCPWCIADGSAAAKYDAHFIGDPVGDDVPLEVVMPVDAGTPGFSFWQDPRWFFHCGDGTAFMGAVGAAELAAFPDAREELRSEAGVWGWSAGAVESYLGALDKDSQPTGYLFKCRTCGRYMAYADSRSRSQTAAATAGSSRWRSRMGGPSSGDARRGCRRGCRGGGPGR
- a CDS encoding DUF6000 family protein; translated protein: MPFQHPEEIGCGYVIERYVTRKDSDHPRYRELKSGRVLRPGWPHAERFARHLIDDAVTITDDELEALLGYEWRSRLTAAWLIGVGRRATFRERIGDLLLASEFCFSGSAYCFALARFGTHADAEILASYLNRYLPRTDLRYDQPAALGALLRLDAHLGTHHADRFTQPDGLWDQWVNALAHLRDNPAYTPVERRRWTDLPCDFANGWTRP
- a CDS encoding HEAT repeat domain-containing protein, whose protein sequence is MTSHIETLVQQLDGKADESYDARAELIWIGADAIPAVINGLPSLSGFGQLTAIEVFEEVGDPRCGPVLIGLLDSDNPTVREWAAMALASLELDGAIEPLRRAYRACLERATPPDWTESVGIRWALTELGARTPVVPPLTARLGPTAADNAPGWPSAHFTEIVNDLADHAQVILYSQFWRVDAGRTYGISGPGLDWELDWTAPWEHLVEESRTWSLLEASEAPTGSNIFVAPTWIDRADLYPEW
- a CDS encoding CPCC family cysteine-rich protein — translated: MSDSYPCPCCGHRVLDAMPGSYEICPVCFWEDDGVQFRWPTMSGGANKVSLIEAQRNYQDFGACDEHGRRHVRPPAEDEPLDPAWRPIDLTRDSFEDWTAEDRAPWPDDHSVLCWWLPTFWRRDHSAS
- a CDS encoding condensation domain-containing protein, producing the protein MRISDIQRCEVRAGRLVEWTFSKATIAAAAALPPDPRPPAYIQESHIRTARLVREDGLFVPTWLGTAFDLPGRADLDALEQALRGWTLRHETLRSGFRWVGDDMHRFTLRGNDVSLQREVIGDFVDTETLTRYLQDRFDVAADALGWPNIIYAAIVRDESTSVYMAFDHTNVDAYSLQRIPDEIHELYVAGVMGRPLSGAPARSYVDFCQQERTDADGIDDTHVIVARWREFIGRCDGRLPEFPVDLGLRPGDPLPTQKLVCEPLVDAEAAAAFEAHCRPYGGSLVGILAATSLIVQELGGQPVYRTVVPFHTRLKSAWSDSVGWYVGGAPIEVPAARDFHGALETVRAELRANRSLARIPLARVLRLLGRDFRPNSPDMYSIVSYVDARLIPGAAHWAEQRAYGLIRVSYGDQVCVWVNRLHEGLWFACRYPDTDVAYKNVRRYVEGLRDLIVSVSARDRVLAPEWEFS